The following proteins are co-located in the Desulfurococcus amylolyticus Z-533 genome:
- a CDS encoding slipin family protein, which produces MELFTLILLLLIILFIGVPLLSSAIRIIREYERAVVFRLGRLVGAKGPGIVFIIPFIDQLLKVDLRIITVDVPKQEIITKDNVSVKVDAVIYYRVIDPVAAVTKVANYHYSVSQLGQTVLRDVLGQSELDELLQKRDELNKKISSILDELTMPWGIKITAVTLKSVELPEELMRAMAKQAEAERWRRARVIEAEGERQASQILGEAAKMYEEHPVALRLRELQTLIEIAREKALVVVTESSASPTGSMIGVYKALKEKEKTS; this is translated from the coding sequence ATGGAATTATTTACCTTAATACTCTTACTACTCATAATACTATTCATCGGTGTGCCGCTTCTCTCATCGGCAATAAGGATAATAAGGGAGTATGAGAGAGCAGTCGTCTTCAGGCTTGGTAGACTAGTGGGTGCCAAGGGGCCGGGGATAGTATTTATCATACCCTTCATCGACCAGCTTCTAAAAGTAGACTTGAGAATCATAACAGTTGATGTACCTAAACAGGAGATAATAACCAAGGATAATGTCAGCGTGAAGGTTGATGCTGTAATATACTATAGGGTCATAGACCCTGTGGCAGCGGTTACAAAGGTAGCTAACTACCATTACTCAGTGAGCCAGCTGGGACAAACCGTTCTAAGGGATGTACTAGGGCAATCGGAGCTGGACGAACTACTCCAGAAAAGAGATGAGTTAAACAAGAAGATATCCAGTATACTGGATGAGCTGACGATGCCCTGGGGTATAAAGATCACGGCTGTGACGTTGAAGTCTGTTGAACTACCAGAGGAGTTAATGAGGGCTATGGCTAAGCAGGCCGAGGCAGAGAGATGGAGGAGGGCAAGGGTCATAGAGGCGGAGGGTGAGAGGCAGGCATCCCAGATACTGGGTGAGGCAGCGAAGATGTATGAGGAGCACCCGGTAGCTTTAAGGCTGAGGGAGCTGCAGACCCTAATAGAGATAGCTAGGGAGAAGGCCCTTGTCGTTGTAACCGAGTCCTCGGCTTCACCAACGGGCTCTATGATTGGAGTATATAAGGCTCTAAAAGAGAAGGAAAAAACTAGCTAG
- a CDS encoding DMT family transporter yields MGSTDMLTGLIYLSTSILMWSITPSLIAMDKARYNSFTANGLRALLAGLIMLPFTARAIFMDLYRYLVAGAVIGTTGILIGDSLYILSIRRLGPGLAVIICYTYVITTQLLKQLIEPGAGIYVMLLAALLAIVGVYITVRRQVTVLTMNKTGLLAALITNISWALWSLLSWIYIRHMGLDVLALTTTRLIIPGLILLAYSSRIYTLRELLTEAPRRLKFTMITGVTGYIIGGTAYLESMRYLNVAQATIATSLVPVLNQLISSKVSGKGIMMEEVAGTILVGVSIALSTLYGG; encoded by the coding sequence ATGGGTTCGACAGACATGCTTACAGGTTTAATATATTTAAGCACAAGCATCTTAATGTGGTCGATTACACCGAGCCTGATAGCTATGGATAAGGCTAGGTATAATAGTTTCACGGCCAACGGGTTAAGGGCGCTACTGGCGGGATTGATAATGCTTCCCTTTACAGCTAGAGCGATTTTCATGGATCTATACAGATACCTCGTAGCAGGCGCGGTGATTGGTACAACCGGCATATTGATCGGGGACTCCCTCTACATATTATCGATAAGGAGGCTGGGTCCCGGGTTAGCTGTGATAATCTGCTACACTTACGTGATTACAACCCAGTTACTTAAACAATTAATTGAGCCTGGTGCAGGCATATATGTGATGCTGCTGGCAGCGCTACTGGCTATAGTAGGGGTATATATTACTGTACGTAGACAGGTAACAGTTTTAACCATGAATAAGACGGGGTTGCTGGCTGCATTGATCACTAATATCTCATGGGCTTTGTGGAGCCTACTCTCATGGATCTATATCAGACACATGGGCCTCGATGTGCTGGCCTTAACCACCACTAGGTTGATTATCCCGGGTTTGATATTGCTAGCCTACTCGAGTAGAATATACACATTAAGGGAGCTCTTGACCGAGGCACCCAGAAGGCTTAAGTTCACTATGATTACAGGTGTGACAGGGTATATTATAGGGGGAACGGCATACCTGGAGTCCATGAGATACCTGAATGTAGCACAGGCGACAATAGCGACTTCACTAGTGCCCGTATTAAACCAGTTGATAAGCTCCAAGGTATCAGGGAAAGGAATAATGATGGAGGAGGTAGCTGGAACAATACTGGTTGGTGTATCGATAGCATTGTCAACGCTCTACGGTGGCTAG
- a CDS encoding MFS transporter, which produces MTTIDARRQWLNRWIYHSILYSLAVTLPSIFYQAYAIRALGFTVDEVGSLTFINISAIALGNLTGLPLVYRYRDRRVTIWKTFTSLNLLSWSLSGFTDIAGVKPLFPLSIGVAQYTGSIGGLAYSDTIADVVSRDESIRLFSRVNMFTTTAALIGLVLSIIVFHAINNVKLAYRICYAISLLAALISIGFLASLWEMSKKPPQRIGPWLMASKFKSVMNAYTPRSYVSFMLLLTFSVNLPSALWNYYLIKVFHGDETWISLGNVSSTLASILGNYVVGRMHYRMKPRRVMILAVLPISSLPLVYLFSPTLPLQILFNIYSGFSWAFFNNMSNIYNLYLVGIDDRIYFLTMLGIANNVSASIASKTGSFIASMGLEYMKVVFIASSCLRLSSFFYAVKRVRDL; this is translated from the coding sequence TTGACCACCATTGACGCTAGGAGGCAGTGGTTAAACAGGTGGATCTATCACTCCATCCTATACAGTCTAGCCGTGACGCTCCCCTCCATCTTCTACCAGGCATACGCCATCAGGGCACTAGGGTTCACGGTTGATGAGGTTGGATCCCTTACCTTCATAAATATCTCGGCGATAGCACTTGGAAACCTCACCGGTCTCCCACTGGTCTACAGGTACAGGGATAGGAGGGTAACAATATGGAAGACGTTTACATCGCTTAACCTGTTATCTTGGAGCCTCTCCGGTTTCACCGATATAGCAGGGGTTAAACCATTATTCCCACTAAGCATAGGGGTGGCACAGTATACGGGCTCTATCGGTGGACTAGCCTATTCAGATACTATAGCCGATGTCGTGTCAAGGGATGAGTCTATAAGGTTATTCAGCAGGGTGAACATGTTTACAACCACGGCTGCACTCATCGGTCTCGTCTTAAGCATCATCGTCTTCCATGCCATTAATAACGTGAAGCTAGCCTACAGAATATGCTATGCTATCTCCTTGCTAGCTGCATTAATCTCTATAGGCTTCCTAGCATCGCTGTGGGAGATGAGTAAAAAGCCTCCCCAGAGGATAGGGCCCTGGTTAATGGCGTCCAAGTTCAAGAGTGTCATGAATGCCTATACCCCGAGGAGCTATGTGTCATTCATGCTCCTCCTCACGTTCTCCGTTAACCTTCCATCCGCGCTCTGGAACTACTACCTCATCAAGGTATTCCATGGTGATGAGACATGGATATCCCTGGGCAATGTCTCAAGCACATTGGCATCTATACTAGGCAACTATGTGGTGGGTAGGATGCATTACAGGATGAAGCCTAGGAGAGTGATGATTCTTGCGGTTCTCCCTATTTCAAGCCTCCCACTCGTATATCTTTTCTCACCGACCCTGCCTCTACAAATACTCTTCAACATATACTCTGGTTTCTCATGGGCTTTTTTCAATAATATGTCCAACATCTATAACTTATACCTGGTCGGCATAGATGACAGGATATACTTCCTAACAATGCTCGGCATCGCTAACAATGTGTCGGCATCGATAGCGTCTAAGACCGGCTCCTTCATAGCCTCAATGGGTTTAGAGTACATGAAGGTGGTCTTCATTGCCTCCTCATGTCTTAGACTCTCATCGTTCTTCTACGCTGTTAAGAGGGTGAGGGATCTCTAG
- a CDS encoding mechanosensitive ion channel domain-containing protein: MDVNYIIDVILKGLEMMAPRIIASIIVLLASWLLVKILEKILYGVLRQVERRYIDRILEIARVVIYGSAVVIVAAILFPETQAFSIILLIIGLAVIAMLLDVLRNLGAEFYVRSRGIVKKGDWIEIDGVFLRVIDMDTLGIIGETHGMERVFIPYTKLINTIVVNRSTPIGLSIKVRVTAPATYSVEVVRDVILKSIKAVAEDLVSEPAINLASMKSDRLEFVVEMHIWNYRKLGSIVEELSRRIRETIPDAIIET; this comes from the coding sequence ATGGACGTGAACTACATTATAGACGTTATACTAAAGGGCCTCGAGATGATGGCACCGAGGATCATAGCTTCAATAATAGTGCTACTTGCATCCTGGCTACTTGTTAAGATACTTGAAAAAATACTATACGGTGTGCTCAGGCAGGTTGAGAGGAGATACATTGATAGAATACTCGAAATCGCCAGAGTAGTCATATATGGTTCAGCGGTGGTGATCGTTGCCGCCATATTGTTTCCCGAGACTCAGGCTTTCTCCATCATACTATTGATCATAGGGCTGGCAGTGATAGCGATGCTCCTAGATGTGCTTAGAAACCTAGGAGCCGAGTTCTATGTTAGGTCGAGGGGTATTGTTAAGAAAGGCGACTGGATAGAGATAGACGGTGTATTCCTCAGGGTCATAGACATGGATACCCTGGGAATTATAGGTGAGACACATGGAATGGAGAGAGTGTTCATACCGTACACGAAGCTAATCAACACCATTGTGGTGAATCGCTCGACACCAATTGGTTTATCAATCAAGGTACGTGTCACAGCTCCAGCCACCTATAGTGTTGAAGTTGTGAGAGACGTGATACTTAAATCCATCAAGGCTGTAGCAGAGGACCTGGTCTCTGAGCCCGCGATTAATCTGGCATCAATGAAGAGTGATAGATTAGAGTTCGTGGTGGAGATGCACATATGGAACTACAGAAAGCTGGGAAGCATAGTCGAGGAGCTGTCCAGGAGAATCAGGGAAACCATACCTGACGCCATTATTGAAACCTAG